A stretch of Macadamia integrifolia cultivar HAES 741 chromosome 7, SCU_Mint_v3, whole genome shotgun sequence DNA encodes these proteins:
- the LOC122083527 gene encoding cytochrome P450 84A1-like has protein sequence MDFSALLQPTPMLIFFVLPLLFLLGVLVRTRRKLPYPPGPKGLPIIGNMNMMDQLTHRGLAKLAKQYGGLLHLRLGFLHMVVVSTPEMARHVLQLQDNIFSNRPANIAIKYLTYDRADMAFAHYGPFWRQMRKICVMRLFSRKRAESWASVRDEVESMIRTVASKAGKPINIGKLVFSLTMNITYRAAFGSDLLEGQEKFVSILQEFSKLFGAFNWADFIPMPSMVHPQALHQRLVKARKSLDVFIDKIIDEHLAKKKNGATRSDDADIDSDMVDDLLTFYSEEARKSGESDDLQASITLTKDNIKAIIMDVMFGGTETVASAIEWALAEMMKRPEELKRVQQELVDVVGLERRLQETDYEKLTYFRCAMKETLRLHPPIPLLLHETAEDAEVAGFAIPKGARVVINAYAIGRDKDSWDEPDTFMPSRFLREGAPDFKGSNFEFVPFGSGRRSCPGMQLGLYALELAVGHLLHCFTWELPDGMKPSELDMNDVYGLTAPRAVQLVAVPTPRLSLPLL, from the exons ATGGATTTCTCCGCTCTTCTGCAACCTACACCCATGTTGATCTTCTTTGTGCTTCCGTTACTGTTCTTACTTGGCGTATTGGTAAGGACACGAAGGAAACTACCATACCCGCCGGGACCTAAAGGGTTACCCATCATTGGAAACATGAACATGATGGATCAACTCACTCATCGTGGACTTGCCAAACTCGCCAAACAATATGGTGGTCTCTTACATCTTCGACTGGGCTTCCTTCATATGGTGGTGGTTTCCACACCAGAGATGGCTCGCCATGTCCTTCAACTTCAGGACAACATCTTCTCCAATCGTCCAGCCAACATAGCCATTAAATACCTAACCTATGATCGTGCCGACATGGCTTTCGCACACTACGGCCCCTTCTGGCGTCAGATGCGTAAGATCTGCGTGATGAGACTCTTTAGTCGCAAACGCGCTGAGTCATGGGCATCTGTAAGGGATGAAGTGGAGTCGATGATCCGCACGGTGGCGTCGAAAGCCGGCAAGCCTATTAACATCGGGAAGCTCGTGTTCTCCCTTACGATGAACATCACCTACAGGGCCGCTTTCGGTTCGGATCTTTTGGAGGGACAAGAGAAGTTTGTGTCTATATTGCAGGAATTCTCGAAGCTCTTTGGTGCTTTCAATTGGGCTGATTTCATCCCCATGCCAAGCATGGTCCACCCTCAGGCTCTCCACCAGAGACTCGTCAAGGCCCGGAAGTCGCTCGACGTTTTTATCGACAAGATCATCGACGAACACTTAGCCAAGAAGAAGAACGGCGCCACCCGATCCGACGATGCCGACATCGACAGTGACATGGTTGATGATCTCCTCACTTTCTACAGCGAAGAGGCCAGGAAAAGTGGTGAATCGGATGACTTGCAAGCTTCCATCACCCTCACCAAAGATAACATCAAAGCCATAATCATG GATGTGATGTTCGGGGGAACTGAAACGGTGGCATCGGCGATAGAGTGGGCCTTGGCGGAGATGATGAAGAGGCCAGAAGAACTGAAGAGAGTGCAACAAGAACTTGTCGACGTAGTCGGACTGGAGAGGAGGCTCCAAGAAACAGACTACGAGAAGCTTACTTACTTCAGATGCGCAATGAAGGAGACGCTCCGGCTCCACCCGCCGATCCCGCTCCTGCTCCACGAAACCGCTGAGGATGCGGAAGTGGCAGGATTCGCGATCCCAAAAGGGGCGCGCGTGGTTATTAACGCTTATGCTATTGGAAGGGACAAAGATTCGTGGGACGAACCGGACACGTTCATGCCATCACGGTTCCTGAGGGAGGGAGCACCCGACTTCAAGGGGAGCAACTTCGAATTCGTGCCGTTCGGGTCGGGTCGGAGGTCATGTCCAGGTATGCAGTTGGGTTTATACGCTCTAGAATTGGCCGTGGGTCATCTGCTCCATTGCTTTACATGGGAATTGCCCGACGGGATGAAACCCAGCGAACTCGACATGAACGATGTCTATGGACTCACCGCTCCCAGAGCGGTTCAACTCGTGGCTGTACCGACTCCTCGACTCAGTCTTCCTCTTCTCTGA